Within Oceanicoccus sp. KOV_DT_Chl, the genomic segment AAAAGTGCAGTTCAAACAGCCAACAGTCCCAATAGATCTAACACTTTAATGATGTTTTAAAAATCCAATAACTTAGCAGTGCCAACCTATTAATAGGCCAACACTAAGTTAAACAGAAAATAATCAGCATCAGTATCTTCGAATAAGTCGTCGTAACCATCACCCGGTAACAGCGTGGCGTAGGAGGCGCGCACCACAATATTTTGCGTCATCCAAGGTCGATAAATAAGCGACAAAGATAAATCCTGACCGATTTCCTTATCAATACTGCCTTGATTACGCGCCACTTCCAGCACCGCGGTATCATCAAAATATAATTGATTAAAATTACCGCTTAAACGTAATTCAGGTGTTAAATCCATATCAAAACCAACACCGGCAAGAATAATCCCCGGGTTAGTGAAGTTTGATTGCCCTAATTCTTTGGATGACCGCATCGAGTTCAACACACCGTTACGTGAAGATAGCGCTACCCGACCGCCACCGACTAGTGGCACATTTTGACGAATCCAGAAACTGGTATCACTACCGGCAAACTGCGGGTTTTCAAAAATAGCATCAAAGCCAGTCGCTTTATCATCGTATGGATCTTCATCACCACTACCGTAAAGAAAGGAAACACGCGGACGGAACCAATCAAAGTCCATCGATAGTTCAGCAGCAAAAAACGCCGCAGAAATATCAACTTTCTCATCCACAAATACACCGGGATCGGTTTCGCCAAACGCATAATAAGCCGATGTAGTCAGATTCAATCGTCCGATGTGACCATCGCCGTTATAGCCGAGATAAGTCACATCATAGCCACGAGGTACTTCACGCCCCAGCGAGGCAGGTCTGGCAATAAAACCATTATTATCGAAAAAGAACTCACCCTCCTCCTCATTTTTATTGTGGATAAGAGTCACTTGTGACATAAAACCTTTCACAAATAAATCTTGCCAATATAAATTGGCTGCAAACACATAATCATCGCGGAAGGGTTTGCCTTGATCATTCAGACCGCTGTTGGTGTCTTTTTCCATCCGTTGAAATAAAGCCAAATTATATTGAAAAATATTATTGTCACGGTTACCAAACAGACGGATACCAAATTGGTTGTCCTGGAATAAAAACCCACGGAAATCCGAACTAAAGGGTTGAATACCAACACGGATACTATCGAAATCATAACGGTCAGATACATTGCGCAAATGCACATCAACAAACGCCGCTTGAATACCAATATGGCTGTCATGCCGAGTATCATCACGGGCAGGATCAACATTAATACCCTGTACTTCTTCCAGCTCGACGTAGTTGTAATTGATCACTGGGATTAAGCGAAATTCATAATCCGGTGGACGAAATACGGTATCACCTTTATACCAAACAAATTCCATCAATAAGTTTTGATTGAGTATCAACTGATCTTCATCGCCGTATATATCAATACGACCAGGCGCTATAGTAGAGCTCGCGCCTACAGGGGTAGGTAACTCGCGTTTTTCATAGATGGAATCAGAAATAACGTTGAGACTAAAAAACCAATCCTCACCGTACACAGGCTTATCACCTTTCAAAGTATTGCGATGATAAGGGTCGTACCAATTATCTTCATAGCCCAGTGCATCAACAATACGCCAACGGTCAGGGATAGGCACTGAGGCAACATAGTCCTCAATAGTAGGACGAGGGATAGGCGACACCGGATTAGGTTTACCTTGCCTTGAAGGTGCCACCTCTTTATTTCGACGCTGCTGACCATCTGCGGTTTTGCTTTCAGCGGCAACGGCTTCCGGCTCACAAATAACCACTTCCTTTCCCGGACGGCGGCGCTTGGCACTGCGGCTATCGGCTTCGGCAGCATCTACACAATCAGCCTGTGCATAAACGGGTAAACTCAACCCTTGCACGCACATACCCAATACCACCGATGTAATTATTGATAATTTTTTCATCATGGCTTCGCTCTATTTCCCTTCACACACATTGTCTTCATCGCTGTCTAAAAACGGTGCCTGTGGACACTGAATAAATCGTAAACGAACGCCTTGGGGAGTTAAGTTGTCGGCGCGAATGGATGGCGGCGCATTGTTTATTGCCCCAGCCAAACGCTCTCCAGCATTATGCACACCTAGAAAACTGATCATGTCATCCTGATCGATACCATCACCAGATACCCCGATAGCACCAATCAAGGTATTGCCGCGATAAATAGGTACACTGCCTGGAAAAATCTGGCTACCGTTAGCCATATTGTTAGTAGTGCCACTGGCGGTAAATGTCAGCGTTTCCGGGTCAAATGCAATCCCTGTGCAGTTATCAGTCACATCAGTAATTAAACCTGCGGATGCTACATTTAAAACATGCTGGATAATGCCGTTCATCACCGTATCAAGTTGCAAACCGGTAGAAAACACACTCCAGGATCCCTCCGGCTTACTGAACGGACCGTGGGGCCGACCCATCAAACCATCGGGATAATTTGGCCGCGACAAATTCCCGCCGGCACGATCAGAAAAAGCAAAGGCGCCATCCGTCAAGGCATTAGGATCAGGAATAAAAGCCTGTAACGCCGTCACATAATCGCCCAAGGCAATAGCAGCCCGAGTAGTTAATGGTGTTGGTATAGAAGCATCTGGCGAACCATTCAGGAAATTGGTTAAGGCACCATCAACATCAGAGATATCAAAATAGATACTGTCAGGTTGCGCATTCAAAAAGCTGGCAGCACCAGCAGAGCTAAAGAACGCAGCCGTTCGCGCTTTTTGTACCGAAACATCAGCACCAAAAACCGGCGCATCCCGTGTGCGTACCATGCCAAGAATTTCACCCGCGGTATCAACTACGGTCATGGTCACACGAGCTTGTGTACCTACCGGACGTCGAATTTGCGCTCTGGAGCGGTTGGCAACTTTTAAAGCCTCTTCTAACACCGCCTGTACTTCGACAGCTGTTAACAAACCATCCGTACCAGCAATTGCGGGATAACGATTATTGTTCGCCGCGTCGACAAAAATAAACGCATCTAAATCTGCCGCAAAACCCGTGTTATCCGCACGAATACCAGAAGCCGCCTGACCAAAAGCCACGCCAGCACGAACAGTGCCATCGCTGTAGCCGGTGACCGCCAGCAAACCACCGGTTGTTGCTGGAATAGTGCTAAGCGCCGCTGCAGAAGCAGGGGCCGACATTAAATCATCAAAACCGACATCACTAAAACGGAAGGTTTTACCATCCACGGTAATCCGGTCTCCGCGTCGATCAACTGGCGCAGAATAATTAAAGGTACCCGCAAAGGCGATCATTTCATCTATATCGCGATCACTATCAGAAATGATTTTATCGATAGAATACAAACCATCAGCCATAACGCCAATACCACCCACTGGGGTACCGTTTTTATACAAAGGTAAACCGCCTGGATCTGCTGACAAACCTAATGGAGAACGCTTTGGGCCATGTGTAATATTGACATCATCGACGGTAAAATCTGAACAGGACAACTGACTAAATTGCACCCCGAATAATGGTCCTGCAGGCTGATTCACTTCCCCGGGGTTAAAATTTTCCTGCACTATTTGGTTGGCACTGCGACTGGAGAACGCATTGCCCTCAGAAGATAAGTAAGCTCCGGTAATGGCTTTGGCAATTGCCGCTTGATCATCGATATTCAGCGGTACGCCAGCGGTAGGTAACGCAATACCTTCAAGACCACTGTCAACAATGGCATCGCCATTAGCATCGACAGCAGTGGCCAATAATACAGTTCTATCGGCAGCATCCCCCATGCGGTAGACGGCCAAAATATTACCCACCCGATCCGATACCGCAATCGTCGCATCAACGCCCTGTGCCTGCGCTTCGGCAATAGCCTGCGCTAAAATGGTTTCAACATCAGTAGTGGAAAGACTGGTCGCCGTGTCAGCACAAGAGCCATCACAGCCCGCAGCCGCATCCGCAGTACCTGTTTGATCCCCAACTGAACTACCACCACCGGAGCAAGCGGCAAGCACTGCAACAAGAGGCAATAGCAAAAAGAATTTGTGCAAGCTCATTATTTAGATTCCTGTTCTAAATTCGCCAGTGCGTTACTGACGACTGTTACTTGTATCTGTCTGATCCTGTCAAACTGTTGAGGGCAGCGCAAATAGTGAATAATCAGCCTACTACAGTCAAGGCTTCACTAAAAACGCCACTACCACACCTCTGATAGCTCCCTCAGCCCAATGATTGATCTATAACAACTTGGCTGCCGGGTGAAAGGCATGACAAGACACACAGTCTACTATTACTTTTTCATGCATCGATGCATCCCCATGGCAACTCTGGCAATTATCGATAGCGGGTATCAGTACATCACCGCTAGTCGTTGATTGCATTGCCTGGTGACAACTGGAACACGTTTGATTTTCTGATTTACCACGCTGGGTTAAATGGCTAGCGTGATCAAACAACGCGCGCTGATACCAGTCATGATTAATTTTAACCGGCAACACAGTCCAACGCGCATAGAGATCTGTCGATTGATTATCCGACACTTCATGACAGGTCACACAACCACGCTGGGTAAATTGTATGCCCGCTTCTGACGTCGCGCGTTTGATACCGCAATCAAACGGTTTACCATCACAGCGCTCTGCGCCACCAGACTGCCCTGGCCGACGGCGCTTACGATCACCTCCTGCAGGCTTATAATCAGGGTCGGCATACACTCGCACAAAATGTTCTTCGATAGTTTGCACCACCGTTGCGGGATTGCCGTGAGGTAATTGCCTGTCAGGATCAGCCACATCAAAGCTCAAATCGTGACAGGAGGAACAGTGCTGCTCCATAGTAATGGTTTCAAAATGTTCGTTATCTGATTTTAACGTATGGCAATCACTACAAACCATTCCGGCACCGGCACCGGCGGTTTGGACTTTATCGACATCCAAATGCACATCATGCGGAAATTTTAAGTTAGACATGTCTTTTTGCGCAGAGCTGTGGCTTTCTAAACGGTTGTACCACTTGACGCCAATCCCCGTTCCCTTCTCCACCACCTTCGGCAACAAGAAATTCAATTTAAAATCCGGGTGAGTGCCGACATCAAAACCACTAACAGCAGCAGTACCGGTAGTCTCTGCGGTCAACTGTAACGGCTCTACATGGCAATCAACACAGAGCGAATCTGCAGTCACCACCATCGCCGCCGGTTCATTATGCTCTTTGTGGCAGCTTTGGCATTCCGTCACGCCCAGATCAATATGCAGCGCACCTAAGTCACCGCCATGCTGTACTTTTTCATAGGCGAAATGATCTGCTTCATCCTGGTGACAATCAACACACGCTTCATCCTGTACTGTTTGGAAGGGGACTTTATGGCACGCCGAACAGTTATCACCAACCTCTAGCTGATGAGCTGGCAATAACGGCCCACTGGACCACAGAATATCGCCAGCACTTTTTTTATCGTATTGCTGCTGCCCACTCACTTCATCAACCGGATTATCACGCAAATAATACGCTGACACCGGCCACACCAGCACCGCTAAAACGATCAACAAGCTCAATAGATAAGAAGGCGCACGCTTACCCAGAGAAGTTTGCGCCAAACTGGTGACATATGCAGATTCCAATGCATGATTTTGCAGATCACTATCTACCTGCACTTCACAGGCCGCATCAAACCCGGCAGGTGCCGGTAGGATTTTAATTTTATGCGATTCCAGCTCGATAATATCGCCAGCTTTTAATGCGGCACTTGCGGTCTTTTCGCCATTAACGGTAACGGTATTTTTTCCTACACCCGCAACACTTAATTGACCTGCAGACATTTTCAGTTCGGCTTGCGCGCGCTGAATACTGCCACCACGAAGCTGGATCAACTGATCTGGCGCGCTACCAATGCTAATCGCATCCGCATTCAACTCGGTATCCTGATAGACCACCAAGCCTTTATCGCCACCTACTTCGCGTAATAAAAAATCCATACTTTTATTCTTTAGTTTTAGCCAATTTCAATCGCTGCTTACCAGTAAAAAAATACTGAAACAATGTGTACTGTCAATGCCACTAACAAGGCAACAGTCAAAGGAATATGAACATACAGCCAAATCTGCATCCAACCTTGCAACTGTACATCTTTGCGAATTTTTCGCAGCAAAGCCTGTCGACGACACATCATGGTTAACAAATCCTGTAAATTTGCCGATTGTTCCTGCTTGCGACTGCGAGGAATACGCTGAGCAATAAAATTAACCACGGATTGTTGATCTTTATTACTCACCCGGGTTGCTGCCATCGACTGACTATCTTCATCTGCTGGCTTTAACATCTGCGAACCATCGGCCGCCAATAACTGGGCCAATATACTACCGCCAATATTGGTACGATCGATGGCGCTATCCACCACTGCTTGCACTTGCGGGTCACATAAACTAGCCAGCTTTCGCACCCCATCATTAAGCTCGCCAAGCTCTGAAAATAATTCATCGCGGGAGCTATTGGCACGGTTACGCGCACTCAAGCGCGGGTAACGCATATAAACATAAACGCCAGCAAAGCCACTGAAAATTACCAAGCACATTAATACGTAAGCCAACGTATGCACGTTGTAACCAAATTGCACCGCACAATGCAGCGTCGCCACGATTAACAGGCTGGTACCAAGATATACATGCGCCGAAGCCCAACCCTGCATTGATCCAAGCCGCGAACTGTAATTACGTTTACGTTTTCCTAGCGCTGCCAGCCAAAAAATTAGTACTGCGCCTAAGGTACCCAGAACATAGCCTTGCCAGGTACCACCATTAGCTGGCTGACGCCCCCCTTGTGACGCGTAGATAAATGCACAGATCACCAACATCACCACAGTGATGTAGAAATAGCGCGCGCCTTTATATTTTAAAATTGTCTCATGCATGAGTTAGCGTTTTTCTACCAGTTCGATAAATTGTTCGGGGGAGATTCTTGCTGCTGCACCAGTCGGACAGGAATTTACACAGGCGGGGCCGCTTGGCAAACTCATACAAGCATCACATTTAACCGCTTTTTTACCTTTCTTTTTTGCTTCTTCTGCAGGGGTATAACCCAACTCTTCACCGGGCCCACTACCACTGCCAAATAACATCCAATTCCAAAAGCCTGGTTTTTTCGGTGCTTCATAAGCCAGCTTAATAACATCGTAAGGACAATTGGATTCACAGTTACCGCAACCAATGCAGTTA encodes:
- a CDS encoding heme-binding protein; amino-acid sequence: MSLHKFFLLLPLVAVLAACSGGGSSVGDQTGTADAAAGCDGSCADTATSLSTTDVETILAQAIAEAQAQGVDATIAVSDRVGNILAVYRMGDAADRTVLLATAVDANGDAIVDSGLEGIALPTAGVPLNIDDQAAIAKAITGAYLSSEGNAFSSRSANQIVQENFNPGEVNQPAGPLFGVQFSQLSCSDFTVDDVNITHGPKRSPLGLSADPGGLPLYKNGTPVGGIGVMADGLYSIDKIISDSDRDIDEMIAFAGTFNYSAPVDRRGDRITVDGKTFRFSDVGFDDLMSAPASAAALSTIPATTGGLLAVTGYSDGTVRAGVAFGQAASGIRADNTGFAADLDAFIFVDAANNNRYPAIAGTDGLLTAVEVQAVLEEALKVANRSRAQIRRPVGTQARVTMTVVDTAGEILGMVRTRDAPVFGADVSVQKARTAAFFSSAGAASFLNAQPDSIYFDISDVDGALTNFLNGSPDASIPTPLTTRAAIALGDYVTALQAFIPDPNALTDGAFAFSDRAGGNLSRPNYPDGLMGRPHGPFSKPEGSWSVFSTGLQLDTVMNGIIQHVLNVASAGLITDVTDNCTGIAFDPETLTFTASGTTNNMANGSQIFPGSVPIYRGNTLIGAIGVSGDGIDQDDMISFLGVHNAGERLAGAINNAPPSIRADNLTPQGVRLRFIQCPQAPFLDSDEDNVCEGK
- a CDS encoding cytochrome c3 family protein → MDFLLREVGGDKGLVVYQDTELNADAISIGSAPDQLIQLRGGSIQRAQAELKMSAGQLSVAGVGKNTVTVNGEKTASAALKAGDIIELESHKIKILPAPAGFDAACEVQVDSDLQNHALESAYVTSLAQTSLGKRAPSYLLSLLIVLAVLVWPVSAYYLRDNPVDEVSGQQQYDKKSAGDILWSSGPLLPAHQLEVGDNCSACHKVPFQTVQDEACVDCHQDEADHFAYEKVQHGGDLGALHIDLGVTECQSCHKEHNEPAAMVVTADSLCVDCHVEPLQLTAETTGTAAVSGFDVGTHPDFKLNFLLPKVVEKGTGIGVKWYNRLESHSSAQKDMSNLKFPHDVHLDVDKVQTAGAGAGMVCSDCHTLKSDNEHFETITMEQHCSSCHDLSFDVADPDRQLPHGNPATVVQTIEEHFVRVYADPDYKPAGGDRKRRRPGQSGGAERCDGKPFDCGIKRATSEAGIQFTQRGCVTCHEVSDNQSTDLYARWTVLPVKINHDWYQRALFDHASHLTQRGKSENQTCSSCHQAMQSTTSGDVLIPAIDNCQSCHGDASMHEKVIVDCVSCHAFHPAAKLL